One Leifsonia shinshuensis DNA window includes the following coding sequences:
- a CDS encoding ABC transporter permease has protein sequence MSTTEPMIADELQEPSSPPVSQGKLIWKRFLSNKVAVASAILFILIVLFSISAIGIGPIHGWWKYNYVELNDQVNQGAPSAEHPFGQDRIGKDYFALTMRGIQNSVLVMIVLGLIASVVGVVVGAIAGYFRGVVDAILMRITDVFIVIPALVIGSVVGHIFGGLGAFFLALMLGFFSWMGIARLVRGEFLSLREREFVEAARVAGASDTRIIFKHVLPNAIGVVIVASTLIMASAILLETALSFLGYGIRPPDVSLGLLISSNESAFQTRPWLFWWPGSFIVTLALLVNFVGDGLRDAFDPRHRRFNLRKMREEEPEPGEDGFGGPRTGAALAEDVL, from the coding sequence ATGTCGACCACTGAACCCATGATCGCCGACGAGCTGCAGGAGCCGAGCTCCCCGCCCGTCAGCCAGGGGAAGCTGATCTGGAAGCGCTTCCTGTCCAACAAGGTCGCCGTCGCCAGTGCGATCCTGTTCATCCTGATCGTGCTGTTCTCCATCTCCGCGATCGGCATCGGCCCGATCCACGGCTGGTGGAAGTACAACTACGTCGAGCTGAACGACCAGGTGAACCAGGGCGCCCCGAGCGCCGAGCACCCGTTCGGCCAGGACCGCATCGGCAAGGACTACTTCGCGCTGACCATGCGCGGCATCCAGAACTCGGTGCTGGTCATGATCGTGCTAGGCCTCATCGCGAGTGTGGTGGGCGTCGTCGTCGGCGCGATCGCGGGCTACTTCCGCGGCGTGGTCGACGCGATCCTGATGCGCATCACCGACGTCTTCATCGTGATCCCGGCGCTGGTCATCGGCTCGGTCGTCGGCCACATCTTCGGCGGCCTCGGTGCGTTCTTCCTCGCCCTGATGCTGGGCTTCTTCTCGTGGATGGGCATCGCGCGTCTGGTGCGCGGCGAATTCCTGTCGCTGCGCGAGCGGGAGTTCGTCGAGGCCGCTCGCGTCGCGGGCGCCTCCGACACCCGGATCATCTTCAAGCACGTCCTGCCGAACGCCATCGGCGTCGTCATCGTCGCCTCGACGCTGATCATGGCCTCGGCCATCCTGCTCGAGACGGCCTTGTCGTTCCTCGGCTACGGGATCCGGCCGCCGGACGTCTCGCTCGGCCTCCTGATCAGCTCGAACGAGTCCGCGTTCCAGACCCGTCCGTGGCTGTTCTGGTGGCCCGGCTCGTTCATCGTGACGCTCGCCCTGCTGGTCAACTTCGTCGGCGACGGCCTGCGCGACGCGTTCGACCCGCGGCACCGCCGGTTCAACCTCCGCAAGATGCGCGAGGAAGAGCCGGAGCCCGGCGAGGACGGGTTCGGCGGACCCCGCACGGGCGCGGCCCTCGCGGAGGACGTGCTGTGA
- a CDS encoding PH domain-containing protein: MPYVSPAEREVFVSRFNRVLAVLIWAAAAALIVGLLVSVHDVRLLYVVPCALFAFIGWALLWRPRLAVGDEGVEVVNVTRTIDIPWQALIHVDTKYALTLYTPGRKFPVWSAPAPGTARTLRATRQETKGLVGRPTVADSVRRPGDLLNTESGAAAEVVRRRWTQLQQNGTIDSGLADETPVTVRWHIASLAVLTVLAVGTVAALLVA; this comes from the coding sequence ATGCCCTACGTCTCCCCCGCCGAGCGCGAGGTTTTCGTGTCCCGGTTCAACCGGGTCCTTGCCGTTCTGATCTGGGCGGCCGCTGCCGCCCTCATCGTCGGCCTTCTGGTGAGCGTGCACGATGTGCGCCTGCTCTACGTCGTGCCGTGCGCGCTGTTCGCGTTCATCGGCTGGGCGCTGCTGTGGCGTCCGCGCCTGGCGGTCGGCGACGAGGGCGTCGAGGTGGTCAACGTCACGCGCACCATCGACATCCCGTGGCAGGCGCTCATCCACGTCGACACCAAGTACGCGCTGACCCTCTACACGCCGGGACGCAAGTTCCCGGTGTGGTCCGCGCCCGCTCCCGGCACGGCGCGCACGCTGCGCGCCACCCGCCAGGAGACCAAGGGCCTCGTCGGCAGGCCGACCGTCGCGGACAGCGTGCGCCGTCCAGGCGACCTGCTGAACACCGAGTCCGGCGCCGCGGCCGAGGTGGTGCGGCGCCGCTGGACCCAGCTGCAGCAGAACGGCACGATCGACAGCGGCCTCGCGGACGAGACGCCCGTGACGGTCCGCTGGCACATCGCGTCGCTGGCCGTGCTGACCGTTCTCGCGGTCGGCACGGTCGCCGCCCTGCTGGTGGCCTGA
- a CDS encoding ABC transporter ATP-binding protein has translation MTENTTGGAGVVVGAPVLEVTDLSVDFGVDNVWVPAAKKLNYKIKAGEVLAIVGESGSGKSASSMAILDLLPENSRVRGSIKLEGRELTGLTPPQMRRVRGRQVAVIFQEPMTALNPVYTVGFQIVETLRIHFGMSPHEAKERALELLDMVELPDPVKAFNSYPHQLSGGQRQRAMIAQSISCDPKLLIADEPTTALDVTVQAEILELIRSLRDRLDSAILLITHDMGVVADLADNIVVMRKGDIVETGTVQEVFAAPQHPYTIALLDAVPHLGQREDEEIDTTAALAAGTENPDAEYAERIRVNERIAAAAAQEAEMDKRKVVVDFEKVAIEYPKHGRVPAFRAATDIDLKIHEGEVVGLVGESGSGKTTLGRAAIGLLPIHSGKLVVADQDISTANRDEIRKLHRNVGIVFQDPSSSLNPRLQIADSIGEPLRLAKGLKGAGLAKEVDRLLDSVELPRAYRSRFPHELSGGQKQRVGIARALSLKPQVLIADEPTSALDVSVQARVLELMQQLQKEMNFACLFITHDLAVIDVLADRIAVMHHGALVEVGSRDEILRYPKEAYTQRLLAAVPLPDPEQQRARRALRLELLAAGSDEVVPVNEGLPQEPEPPVAQGL, from the coding sequence ATGACCGAGAACACCACCGGTGGGGCCGGGGTCGTCGTCGGCGCCCCCGTGCTCGAGGTCACCGACCTGTCCGTCGACTTCGGCGTGGACAACGTCTGGGTGCCCGCGGCCAAGAAGCTGAACTACAAGATCAAAGCGGGCGAGGTGCTCGCGATCGTCGGCGAGTCCGGCTCCGGCAAGAGTGCGAGCTCGATGGCGATCCTCGACCTCCTGCCCGAGAACTCCCGCGTCCGAGGCTCGATCAAGCTGGAGGGGCGTGAGCTCACCGGCCTGACCCCTCCGCAGATGCGCCGCGTGCGCGGACGCCAGGTGGCGGTGATCTTCCAGGAGCCGATGACGGCGTTGAACCCGGTCTACACGGTCGGCTTCCAGATCGTCGAGACGCTGCGCATCCACTTCGGGATGTCGCCGCACGAGGCCAAGGAGCGCGCCCTCGAGCTGCTCGACATGGTCGAGCTGCCGGACCCCGTGAAGGCGTTCAACTCGTACCCGCACCAGCTCTCCGGCGGCCAGCGCCAGCGCGCGATGATCGCCCAGTCGATCTCCTGCGACCCGAAGCTGCTCATCGCCGACGAGCCGACCACCGCGCTCGACGTGACCGTGCAGGCCGAGATCCTGGAGCTCATCCGCAGCCTCCGCGACCGCCTGGACAGCGCAATCCTGCTGATCACGCACGACATGGGCGTCGTCGCCGACCTGGCCGACAACATCGTCGTCATGCGCAAGGGCGACATCGTCGAGACCGGCACGGTCCAGGAGGTCTTCGCCGCTCCGCAGCACCCGTACACGATCGCCCTGCTCGACGCGGTGCCGCACCTCGGCCAGCGCGAGGACGAGGAGATCGACACCACCGCCGCCCTCGCCGCCGGCACCGAGAACCCGGACGCCGAGTACGCCGAGCGCATCCGCGTCAACGAGCGCATCGCCGCCGCGGCCGCCCAGGAGGCGGAGATGGACAAGCGCAAGGTGGTCGTCGACTTCGAGAAGGTCGCGATCGAGTACCCGAAGCACGGCCGCGTCCCCGCGTTCCGTGCGGCGACGGACATCGACCTGAAGATCCACGAGGGCGAGGTCGTCGGCCTGGTGGGCGAGTCAGGCTCCGGCAAGACCACGCTCGGCCGCGCCGCGATCGGCCTGCTGCCGATCCACTCGGGCAAGCTCGTGGTGGCCGACCAGGACATCAGCACGGCGAACCGCGACGAGATCCGCAAGCTGCACCGCAACGTGGGCATCGTCTTCCAGGACCCGTCGTCGTCGCTGAACCCGCGCCTCCAGATCGCCGACTCGATCGGCGAGCCGCTGCGCCTGGCGAAGGGCCTGAAGGGCGCCGGCCTGGCGAAGGAGGTCGACCGCCTCCTCGACAGCGTCGAGCTGCCGCGCGCCTACCGCAGCCGCTTCCCGCACGAGCTGTCGGGCGGCCAGAAGCAGCGCGTCGGCATCGCCCGTGCGCTGTCGCTGAAGCCGCAGGTCCTGATCGCCGACGAGCCGACGAGCGCGCTCGACGTGTCGGTCCAGGCACGCGTGCTGGAGCTGATGCAGCAGCTCCAGAAGGAGATGAACTTCGCGTGCCTGTTCATCACCCACGACCTGGCCGTCATCGACGTCCTCGCCGACCGCATCGCGGTGATGCACCACGGCGCCCTGGTTGAGGTGGGATCGCGCGACGAGATCCTCCGCTACCCGAAGGAGGCCTACACGCAGCGCCTCCTGGCTGCCGTGCCGCTGCCCGACCCGGAGCAGCAGCGCGCCCGCCGCGCCCTGCGCCTGGAACTGCTGGCCGCGGGCTCGGACGAGGTCGTCCCGGTCAACGAGGGGCTCCCGCAGGAGCCGGAGCCGCCGGTGGCGCAGGGGCTGTAA